Genomic window (Lentimicrobium sp. L6):
TCATTACCCAAAATGTCTGGAATAGAGATAGCAGGTATTTTAACCAAAGATTTTCCTCAAATAAGAATCATTGTTTTCTCTTCTTACACTGATGAAGAGACTATCTTTAAAAGCATTAGAGCTGGCGCAAAAGGCTTTCTTCCTAAAGATAGCATGAGAGAAGATTTAGTGGAGGCGATTAAAAAAGTCAATCAAGGATTTGAGTATTTGAGTGAGAAGATTCCCAATACTATTTTAATGGATTACATTAAAAAGGCAGGCAATCAGGAAGAGAAATTCAATAACTCAAGATTAGGTAGCCTAACCAAAAGAGAGCGAGAAATTCTAAAACTTATCGCAGATGGAATGTCATATAAAGAAATCGGAAACGAATTATTTATTAGTGTTCGTACTGTGGAGACTCACAAGAATAACATCCTCCAAAAATTGGAACTTAAATCCACTATCGATTTGGTAAAATTTGCTATTAAAAACGATTTGATAGATCTATAATAGGGCTGGAATCTATTAATTGATGATGCTTCTTGAAAAATGTATAAGCGAGGAAATAGAAAATAGTATTCATTAGATATAAAAAAACAGGCTGTTCAATTCATTTGAACAGCCTGTTTTTTGTCATCCAAAATCTAGAAAGCATAGATTAATGATAAGGTGAATCTTAAATTACCTACTTCATAAGTATCATTAACTTTCCCATAAGAATCTGGTGTTCCATAAGCAGCTACGGTATATTCCCATTCGTTGGCTATAGTGAGATTTTTGACGGTATAATACCATTGTGGACTCACACGGTAAACATAATCAATGTCAGTACCTCTGGCATATACTGAACCAGCAATTTCTTCAGCGCAACCTTGGTTTTTGGCAATCCCACCAAATACACCCACTTTTAATTTACCAAAGGTATAATAGATAGTAGACCAAGCAGAAACAGCCGATATATTCGAATATTCAATCTGCGCATTTAAACTATCCACTGAAGCAATGGCCGTTCCTCCAAGCATTAAATGGTCGTATAAATTCTCGCCCCAAACTCCTTGCAACCTAATGTCCCATTTCTTATGTTTCACCTTAATAAAAGCCAAAGCGGATAAAGCTGGAACATCATCGGTCATCAATTGGTTGTCTAAGGTCATGCTTCTAAAATGAAGTCTTTTGTAATTTACTCCAACACCAGCAAAGACGCTTTTATGTGTCCAATGGGCTTGTAAACTTAAATCAGGAACTATACCTTCTCTTAAATATTTACTACTTACTCCTTGAGGACCCGTACTCGTGAAATCTCTCTGAGCATAAGCAACAGCGATCCATTTAATAGGTCCCATATTTTGAGTGAATCTAATTTGTGGTCCACGAGAAAAGGAGTGCATGGGGGCACCAGTATTTAAAGAAAGAATTTTGGGAATCATTTCAGGCACATCATTTGGATGCCAATATTGACCCACCAATAAACTATTGCTTTTCCAATCGAGTTTGATATAAGCATGGCGTAGACGTAAAGTATTATTGTGTGCATTGCTAGGGCCAGTAAAATCACCTTCAATATAAGCCATGCTTTTCGCATTCAATACAGTAATTCCATCTGCTTTAAAACCTAATCTTGAGGTCATTCCATATTGATTGCTCGATGGATGGTTGTTGATATCAATCCCATTGGCATCATATACTTTAGGTTTTGGATAGGCAATATAAAAGCCTTCACGGCCTTCTATATTTTGGCGGCTATCGAAAATATAATCGGCCTTAACAAAGCCACTTAGGCTAATCTTGGCCTTTTCTTTTTCTCCTTCTTGAGCCCAGATAAATACAGGTATTAATAAGGCGATTAAAATAAATTTAAATCTCATTTGATTGATCATTTGATTGATGTGATTTTTCGGCTGCAAAAGTAAAACGCAATCTAGTTTATATAGTCTTTATTTAAAATTCGCTTGCTTATTTAGGATGATTTCATTTTAGTTCATAATATCAATTGTGTCCTAATCATTATAAAAGATTCCTCGCTGCGCATCGGAATGACTATTGTTTTGGCAACGGAATAGTAAGAAGGGTTTTGCTTTTGGCATTGAGAAAAGCAAAACCCTTCTTACTCCATATCACCTCCTACGACACTGTCTTTCTGAACGAAATGCAATGAGGTGAAGAATCTTATTTAAAATGGAAGATGTATTGGACAGTATTGTTTTAATATTTAACTTTCATTAATAAACACATGGTAATAATTAAATGAATTATAACGTTTAATATGTGTTATGGCATACTTCTTGTAATTATGCCTCTTGGATATCCAAATATCATTTGATTTATTAACCAACCTATTAAAAACGATTACAATGAAAAAAATAATTTTATTGATGGTCATATCCATGGCCATATTGTCTGTTACTGCCCAAGAAAAGGTGAAACAGAAAGAATTGGGGCTTGTATTTCGAAATTTCAACAACTTTGGATTAATGTATAAGTTCGGGGATCAAAATTCTATGTGGAGATTGAAGTCTGTATATATCCGTACAATGAAGGATGACATAAAACAAGTTTTGTATAATCAAGATCAGTATCAAAATGAAATAATTCATAAAGGGACTAGTCTTGGACTTAGTTTTGGTAAGCAATACACTGCTCCTATTGACGAAAGAATTAGTTTTATTTATGGAGCAGATATTGAGGCTTCTTATGGTTATTACTATAAACAACAAGAATATGATCAAAGTGATTTGTATACCACAGAAAGGAAAATATTTGGTTTTGGCCTCAATTGTATTTTAGGATTTAATTATTTAATAGGAGAAAGCTTTGTGTTTGGTTTTGAATTATTGCCAGGTGCTTCCTATTCAATAGGAAAACGTCTGGAAGAATCAAATCAAGAGTCTTTTAATCATAAAGAGTATGACCTCTCATATTTTCAAATTGGATTATCAAGCTCATCAGCATTATTGAATTTTGCTTATAGGTTTTAATTATAAAAATAAAAAAACTTAATCTATTTAAGTATTATCACCCAATAAAACATTAAAATGAAAAAACTAATTATATTAATAGCAGTTTCAGTTTCTATATTAACTGCATCTGCACAAGAAAAAATAAAGCAACAGGAATTAGGTCTAGTTTTTCAAAATTTAGATAATTTTGGAGTCATGTATAAATTTGGACATCAGAAATCAATGTGGCGACTGAAGTCAATATACGGAACTACAACTAACTATAAAGAAAAAGGTGAGTATGAAGAAAACTCG
Coding sequences:
- a CDS encoding response regulator transcription factor → MSKIKVLLVDDHQIVRDGIFALLIKEHDIEIVGEASNGDELFEKLKFIKPDIIILDISLPKMSGIEIAGILTKDFPQIRIIVFSSYTDEETIFKSIRAGAKGFLPKDSMREDLVEAIKKVNQGFEYLSEKIPNTILMDYIKKAGNQEEKFNNSRLGSLTKREREILKLIADGMSYKEIGNELFISVRTVETHKNNILQKLELKSTIDLVKFAIKNDLIDL